One genomic window of Saccopteryx bilineata isolate mSacBil1 chromosome 4, mSacBil1_pri_phased_curated, whole genome shotgun sequence includes the following:
- the PRR16 gene encoding protein Largen isoform X2 encodes MTDSSKTDTLNSSSSGTTASSIEKIKVQANAPLIKPPAHPSAILTVLRKPNPPPPPPRLTPVKCEDPQKVVPAVNPVKTNGTLLRNGGLPGAPNKIPNGDICYRPSSNLDKVPMQPLMHRPEKDRCPQAGPRERVRFNEKVQYHGCCPDCDTRPNTKNREAHLHSEPVQPPGRLAHQGPPRPPPPHLPAFPLENGGLGMSPSSSFPPLRSATVPPATAPKPQKTILRKSTTTTV; translated from the coding sequence ATGACAGACAGCTCCAAAACGGACACCCTGAATAGTAGCTCGAGCGGCACCACAGCCTCCAGCATAGAGAAGATCAAAGTGCAGGCCAACGCACCACTCATCAAACCCCCAGCGCACCCCTCTGCTATCCTCACGGTCCTGAGAAAGCCAAACCCTCCACCGCCTCCTCCGCGGTTGACACCTGTAAAGTGTGAAGACCCCCAGAAGGTGGTACCAGCCGTCAATCCCGTCAAGACCAATGGCACCCTTCTACGGAACGGAGGCTTACCAGGAGCACCAAACAAAATTCCCAATGGAGACATTTGCTACAGACCCAGTAGCAACTTGGACAAGGTCCCCATGCAGCCTCTGATGCATAGACCTGAAAAAGACAGGTGTCCCCAAGCAGGTCCTCGAGAACGGGTTCGGTTTAATGAAAAAGTGCAGTACCATGGCTGTTGTCCTGACTGTGACACCCGGCCTAACACAAAAAACCGGGAAGCACATTTACACAGCGAACCTGTCCAGCCCCCAGGAAGGCTTGCTCACCAAGGCCCTCCCCGCCCTCCTCCACCACATCTCCCTGCATTTCCACTTGAAAATGGGGGACTGGGAATGAGCCCCAGTTCCAGCTTTCCCCCTCTCAGATCTGCGACTGTGCCTCCTGCCACCGCACCAAAACCACAGAAGACCATCTTGAGGAAATCAACCACTACAACAGTGTGA